Proteins from one Ipomoea triloba cultivar NCNSP0323 chromosome 1, ASM357664v1 genomic window:
- the LOC116000734 gene encoding glycine-rich RNA-binding protein GRP1A-like isoform X2, with protein MASADVEFRCFVGGLAWATTERTLDDAFGQYGEILESKIINDRETGRSRGFGFVTFKDEHAMRDAIEAMNGQSLDGRNITVNEAQSRGSGGGGGGGYGRREGGYGGGYGGGRDRGYGGGDRGYGGGDRGYGGDRGYGGGYSRGGGASDGSWRN; from the exons ATGGCTTCCGCAGATGTTGAGTTTAGGTGTTTCGTCGGTGGCTTGGCCTGGGCCACCACCGAACGAACCCTTGATGACGCTTTCGGTCAGTATGGCGAGATTCTCGAATCGAAG ATTATCAATGATCGGGAGACTGGTAGATCCAGGGGATTTGGCTTTGTCACATTCAAGGACGAACATGCCATGAGGGACGCCATCGAGGCTATGAATGGCCAGAGCCTTGACGGTCGTAACATTACCGTAAATGAAGCACAGTCTCGCGGAAGCGGAG GCGGAGGCGGAGGCGGATACGGTCGACGGGAAGGCGGTTATGGTGGAGGTTACGGTGGCGGCCGTGACCGTGGATATGGCGGTGGCGACCGTGGATATGGTGGCGGTGACCGCGGATATGGCGGTGATCGTGGTTATGGTGGCGGTTATTCGAGGGGTGGTGGTGCTTCCGATGGAAGCTGGAGGAATTAA
- the LOC116000734 gene encoding glycine-rich RNA-binding protein-like isoform X1 → MASADVEFRCFVGGLAWATTERTLDDAFGQYGEILESKIINDRETGRSRGFGFVTFKDEHAMRDAIEAMNGQSLDGRNITVNEAQSRGSGGGGFRGGRREGGGGGGYGRREGGYGGGYGGGRDRGYGGGDRGYGGGDRGYGGDRGYGGGYSRGGGASDGSWRN, encoded by the exons ATGGCTTCCGCAGATGTTGAGTTTAGGTGTTTCGTCGGTGGCTTGGCCTGGGCCACCACCGAACGAACCCTTGATGACGCTTTCGGTCAGTATGGCGAGATTCTCGAATCGAAG ATTATCAATGATCGGGAGACTGGTAGATCCAGGGGATTTGGCTTTGTCACATTCAAGGACGAACATGCCATGAGGGACGCCATCGAGGCTATGAATGGCCAGAGCCTTGACGGTCGTAACATTACCGTAAATGAAGCACAGTCTCGCGGAAGCGGAGGTGGAGGGTTCCGTGGTGGTCGCCGTGAAGGCGGAGGCGGAGGCGGATACGGTCGACGGGAAGGCGGTTATGGTGGAGGTTACGGTGGCGGCCGTGACCGTGGATATGGCGGTGGCGACCGTGGATATGGTGGCGGTGACCGCGGATATGGCGGTGATCGTGGTTATGGTGGCGGTTATTCGAGGGGTGGTGGTGCTTCCGATGGAAGCTGGAGGAATTAA
- the LOC116000734 gene encoding glycine-rich RNA-binding protein 1-like isoform X3 has product MLLDLLFSLCYFYVTVIPNRETIINDRETGRSRGFGFVTFKDEHAMRDAIEAMNGQSLDGRNITVNEAQSRGSGGGGFRGGRREGGGGGGYGRREGGYGGGYGGGRDRGYGGGDRGYGGGDRGYGGDRGYGGGYSRGGGASDGSWRN; this is encoded by the exons ATGTTACTTGATCTACTGTTCTCTCTCTGTTACTTTTATGTTACTGTTATTCCTAATCGTGAAACG ATTATCAATGATCGGGAGACTGGTAGATCCAGGGGATTTGGCTTTGTCACATTCAAGGACGAACATGCCATGAGGGACGCCATCGAGGCTATGAATGGCCAGAGCCTTGACGGTCGTAACATTACCGTAAATGAAGCACAGTCTCGCGGAAGCGGAGGTGGAGGGTTCCGTGGTGGTCGCCGTGAAGGCGGAGGCGGAGGCGGATACGGTCGACGGGAAGGCGGTTATGGTGGAGGTTACGGTGGCGGCCGTGACCGTGGATATGGCGGTGGCGACCGTGGATATGGTGGCGGTGACCGCGGATATGGCGGTGATCGTGGTTATGGTGGCGGTTATTCGAGGGGTGGTGGTGCTTCCGATGGAAGCTGGAGGAATTAA
- the LOC116019657 gene encoding guanine nucleotide-binding protein subunit beta-2 codes for MELRERHSAAMQTVNSLQEQLKEKRLLLLDTDVASYAKSQGKTPVSFGATDLVCCRTLQGHTGKVYSLDWTPEKNRIVSASQDGRLIVWNALTSQKTHAIKLPCAWVMTCAFSPTGLSVACGGLDSVCSIFNLNSPLDKDGNLPVSRMLSGHKGYVSSCQYIPDDDTHLITSSGDHTCVLWDITTGLRTSAFGGEFQSGHTADVLSVSINASNTRMFVSGSCDATARLWDTRVASRAVRSFHGHEGDVNAVKFFPDGNRFGTGSDDGTCRLYDIRTGHQLQVYSQPHSDNEASHVTSIAFSISGRLLFAGYSNGDCYVWDTLLAKVVVNLGSVQNSHDNRISCLGLSADGSALCTGSWDTNLKIWAFGGHRKVI; via the exons ATGGAGCTGAGAGAACGGCACTCGGCGGCAATGCAGACGGTAAATTCTCTCCAAGAACAACTGAAGGAGAAGCGCCTCCTCCTTCTCGACACCGATG TTGCTAGCTATGCTAAGTCACAAGGTAAAACTCCGGTTAGCTTCGGCGCCACAGATCTGGTTTGTTGCCGGACCCTGCAAGGACACACAGGCAAG GTGTATTCACTGGACTGGACTCCTGAAAAGAATCGTATAGTCAGTGCATCTCAAGATGGCAGGTTAATTGTATGgaatgctctcacaagccagaAAACCCATGCAATTAAGCTACCATGTGCTTGGGTCATGACATGTGCCTTTTCTCCAACTGGGCTGTCTGTTGCCTGTGGTGGGCTGGACAGTGTTTGCTCTATCTTCAATTTGAATTCTCCTCTTGATAAAGATGGGAACTTACCTGTATCAAGAATGCTTAGTGGGCATAAGGGTTATGTATCATCGTGCCAGTATATTCCAGATGATGACACTCATTTAATAACTAGTTCTGGTGATCATACATGTGTTTTGTGGGATATAACCACTGGTTTGAGAACGTCTGCTTTTGGGGGTGAATTTCAATCTGGACATACTGCCGATGTGTTAAG TGTCTCAATAAATGCGTCAAATACAAGAATGTTTGTCTCTGGATCATGTGATGCAACTGCCCGTCTTTGGGACACCCGTGTTGCTAGTAGAGCTGTTCGTTCATTCCATGGTCACGAGGGAGATGTTAATGCCGTCAAGTTCTTTCCAGATGGTAATAGATTTGGTACTGGTTCAGATGATGGAACTTGCCGATTATACGACATTAGGACTGGGCATCAGCTACAAGTTTACTCTCAGCCACATAGTGATAACGAAGCCTCCCATGTGACTTCCATTGCATTCTCCATTTCTGGGCGTCTTCTCTTTGCTGGGTACTCAAATGGAGATTGCTATGTATGGGACACTCTATTGGCAAAG GTGGTTGTAAATCTCGGATCAGTTCAAAACTCTCATGATAATAGAATAAGCTGTCTGGGATTATCAGCTGATGGAAGTGCATTATGTACAGGAAGTTGGGATACAAATCTCAAG ATTTGGGCGTTTGGAGGGCACAGAAAAGTGATCTGA
- the LOC116032958 gene encoding cyclase-associated protein 1 gives MDEKLIQRLESAVARLEALHTGGFGHGTSREVDVTAAASDPSIVAFEDLISQCVGRLLSAAEKIGGQVLDATKVVKDAFSAQKELLIKIKGTQKPDMKGLSEFLKPLNEVIMRGSSLTEGRRSDFFNHLKAATDSLTALAWIAYTGKDCGMSMPIAHVEESWQMAEFYNNKILVEYRSKDPNHVEWAKALKELYLPGLRDYVKSHYPLGPVWNATGKTFVSAPAKAPGATPAPPAPPPASLFKTESPKSSSSRPKQGMAAVFEEISSGKSITSGLRKVTNDMKTKNRADRSGIVGASEKEGRVSSPSFSKAGPPKLELQMGRKWVVENQIGKKNLVIDDCDAKQSVYIFGCKDSVLQIQGKVNNITIDKCTKMGVVFSDVVAAFEVVNCSGVEVQCQGVAPTISVDNTSGCLLYLSKGSLEASITTAKSSEVNILVPGAGPDADWEEHALPQQYVHAYKDGQFITSPATHSGG, from the exons ATGGATGAGAAGTTGATACAGCGGTTGGAGTCGGCGGTAGCTCGACTGGAGGCGCTGCACACCGGCGGATTTGGCCATGGAACTTCGCGTGAAGTTGACGTTACTGCGGCGGCGTCGGATCCATCGATCGTTGCATTCGAAGATCTGATTTCGCAGTGCGTCGGGAGGCTGTTGAGTGCTGCTGAGAAGATTGGAGGACAAGTTTTGGATGCTACCAAGGTTGTAAAGGATGCATTCTCTGCTCAGAAGGAGCTTCTAATCAAAATCAAGGGAACTCAG AAACCCGACATGAAGGGTCTCAGTGAGTTCTTGAAGCCTTTGAATGAAGTAATTATGAGGGGATCATCTTTGACAGAAGGGCGAAGATCTGATTTCTTCAACCACTTAAAGGCTGCTACCGATAGTTTAACAGCCCTGGCATGGATTGCCTACACAGGAAAAGATTGCG GTATGAGCATGCCCATAGCCCATGTTGAAGAAAGCTGGCAGATGGCTGAGTTTTACAATAACAAG ATTCTTGTAGAGTATCGAAGCAAAGATCCAAATCATGTTGAGTGGGCAAAAGCTTTGAAGGAGCTTTATTTACCTGGATTGAGAGATTATGTTAAAAGTCACTATCCTCTGGGCCCTGTATGGAATGCTACAGGGAAGACTTTTGTATCTGCTCCAGCTAAAGCTCCTGGTGCTACTCCTGCACCTCCAGCTCCTCCCCCAGCTTCACTCTTTAAGACTGAATCTCCTAAGTCTTCATCATCACGTCCGAAGCAAGGAATGGCTGCTGTTTTTGAAGAAATAAGTTCTGGGAAGTCAATAACTTCTG GTTTGAGAAAGGTCACAAATGATATGAAAACAAAGAATCGAGCAGACAGAAGTGGCATTGTTGGAGCTAGTGAAAAGGAAGGCCGTGTTAGTTCACCCTCATTCTCTAAAGCAGGACCTCCAAAATTAGAGCTCCAAATGGGTCGCAA ATGGGTGGTGGAGAATCAAATTGGGAAGAAAAATTTAGTTATTGATGACTGCGATGCCAAGCAGTCTGTATACATCTTTGGCTGTAAAGATTCTGTTCTGCAGATCCAGG GAAAAGTTAACAACATAACCATTGATAAATGTACTAAGATGGGAGTTGTATTCTCG GATGTTGTGGCAGCTTTTGAGGTTGTCAATTGCAGCGGCGTAGAGGTGCAATGCCag GGTGTGGCCCCAACAATTTCAGTGGATAATACATCTGGGTGCCTGTTATACCTGAGCAAGGGTTCTTTGGAGGCTTCTATTACAACAGCTAAATCCAGTGAAGTTAACATTTTGGTGCCTGGTGCAGGGCCTGATGCTGATTGG GAGGAGCATGCTTTGCCTCAGCAGTATGTTCATGCATACAAGGATGGCCAATTCATAACTTCTCCAGCCACCCACTCTGGAGGTTAA
- the LOC115998528 gene encoding probable receptor-like serine/threonine-protein kinase At4g34500 isoform X2 produces MAVSGDNQSSTGFFSSKTPILGLPLYVVIAATVAIMVTVFFLIFLFLRLNRPSRRRRVLVEQGSRLLPLVKKEISEIGTRDRGQIGRTDAFADKVKETKGLRVDAQKVSAIESEEIKGSSGSGSSTSRSESSSALSSSTDGSNIGWGRWYSLRELEMATNRFSTDNVIGEGGYGVVYRGVLPDGSVVAVKSLLNNKGQAEKEFKVEVEAIGKVRHKNLVGLLGYCAEGTQRLLVYEYVDNGNLEQWLHGDVGPVSPLTWDIRMKIAIGIARGLAYLHEGLEPKVVHRDVKSSNILLDRKWNAKVSDFGLAKLLGPEKSYVTTRVMGTFGYVSPDYASTGMLNEGSDVYSFGVLLMEIVTGRSPVDYSRPPGKMNLIDWFKGMVANRQAEELVDPLIEVHPPPRALKRVLLVCLRCIDMDANKRPKMGQIVTMLEADEFPFRSEHRSSRETAPLHPRAPGVIKETS; encoded by the exons ATGGCGGTTTCCGGCGATAATCAAAGCTCTACCGGTTTTTTTAGCTCAAAAACTCCAATACTAGGACTTCCACTCTATGTCGTAATCGCAGCCACGGTTGCCATTATGGTTACGGTCTTCTTCCTGATCTTCCTGTTTCTCCGTTTGAATCGGCCTTCCAGGAGACGTCGAGTTCTCGTGGAGCAGGGCTCTAGGTTGTTGCCGTTGGTGAAGAAGGAGATATCCGAAATCGGAACTCGCGACCGTGGTCAGATTGGTAGAACAGATGCGTTTGCGGATAAGGTGAAAGAGACGAAAGGTTTGAGAGTAGATGCGCAGAAAGTTAGTGCAATTGAGTCTGAGGAGATAAAAGGGAGTTCAGGGAGCGGGTCCAGTACGAGTCGGAGCGAGTCATCATCGGCTCTGTCATCGTCTACTGACGGCTCGAACATCGGGTGGGGCAGGTGGTACAGTTTGAGAGAGCTTGAGATGGCGACCAACAGATTCTCGACCGACAATGTGATCGGTGAAGGAGGATATGGTGTTGTATATAGAGGTGTTTTACCCGACGGTTCTGTAGTGGCGGTGAAGAGTCTGCTAAACAACAA GGGCCAGGCAGAAAAGGAGTTCAAGGTGGAAGTGGAGGCCATTGGCAAAGTAAGACATAAAAACCTTGTTGGTCTGCTTGGTTATTGTGCTGAAGGCACCCAAAG GTTACTTGTGTATGAGTATGTTGATAATGGCAATTTGGAGCAGTGGCTACATGGTGATGTAGGGCCTGTTAGCCCTCTAACCTGGGATATTCGGATGAAAATTGCAATTGGGATTGCTAGAGG ACTTGCCTATTTGCATGAAGGTTTGGAACCCAAAGTTGTACATCGTGATGTAAAGTCGAGTAATATTCTCTTGGATAGAAAATGGAATGCCAAAGTATCAGATTTTGGGCTCGCCAAGCTGCTAGGACCAGAGAAAAGCTATGTGACCACCCGTGTTATGGGAACCTTTGG ATATGTTTCACCTGACTATGCCAGTACTGGAATGCTTAATGAGGGCAGTGATGTGTATAGTTTTGGTGTTTTGCTCATGGAAATTGTTACAGGAAGAAGTCCGGTTGATTATTCCAGACCACCTGGAAAG ATGAACTTAATTGACTGGTTTAAAGGAATGGTAGCAAATCGCCAGGCAGAGGAATTGGTTGATCCCCTAATTGAAGTTCACCCTCCTCCAAGAGCCCTCAAACGGGTATTGCTGGTTTGCCTTCGGTGTATAGATATGGATGCCAACAAGCGACCAAAGATGGGACAAATAGTCACTATGCTAGAGGCTGATGAATTCCCTTTCCGTTCT GAGCATCGTTCCTCCAGAGAAACTGCTCCTCTCCATCCACGTGCCCCTGGGGTAATAAAAGAGACCAGTTAA
- the LOC115998528 gene encoding probable receptor-like serine/threonine-protein kinase At4g34500 isoform X1, with product MAVSGDNQSSTGFFSSKTPILGLPLYVVIAATVAIMVTVFFLIFLFLRLNRPSRRRRVLVEQGSRLLPLVKKEISEIGTRDRGQIGRTDAFADKVKETKGLRVDAQKVSAIESEEIKGSSGSGSSTSRSESSSALSSSTDGSNIGWGRWYSLRELEMATNRFSTDNVIGEGGYGVVYRGVLPDGSVVAVKSLLNNKGQAEKEFKVEVEAIGKVRHKNLVGLLGYCAEGTQRLLVYEYVDNGNLEQWLHGDVGPVSPLTWDIRMKIAIGIARGLAYLHEGLEPKVVHRDVKSSNILLDRKWNAKVSDFGLAKLLGPEKSYVTTRVMGTFGYVSPDYASTGMLNEGSDVYSFGVLLMEIVTGRSPVDYSRPPGKMNLIDWFKGMVANRQAEELVDPLIEVHPPPRALKRVLLVCLRCIDMDANKRPKMGQIVTMLEADEFPFRSTVHGSHCRKALETAAVARERRREEATPVKLGKKGLPQKCEAVAIPSLIEDY from the exons ATGGCGGTTTCCGGCGATAATCAAAGCTCTACCGGTTTTTTTAGCTCAAAAACTCCAATACTAGGACTTCCACTCTATGTCGTAATCGCAGCCACGGTTGCCATTATGGTTACGGTCTTCTTCCTGATCTTCCTGTTTCTCCGTTTGAATCGGCCTTCCAGGAGACGTCGAGTTCTCGTGGAGCAGGGCTCTAGGTTGTTGCCGTTGGTGAAGAAGGAGATATCCGAAATCGGAACTCGCGACCGTGGTCAGATTGGTAGAACAGATGCGTTTGCGGATAAGGTGAAAGAGACGAAAGGTTTGAGAGTAGATGCGCAGAAAGTTAGTGCAATTGAGTCTGAGGAGATAAAAGGGAGTTCAGGGAGCGGGTCCAGTACGAGTCGGAGCGAGTCATCATCGGCTCTGTCATCGTCTACTGACGGCTCGAACATCGGGTGGGGCAGGTGGTACAGTTTGAGAGAGCTTGAGATGGCGACCAACAGATTCTCGACCGACAATGTGATCGGTGAAGGAGGATATGGTGTTGTATATAGAGGTGTTTTACCCGACGGTTCTGTAGTGGCGGTGAAGAGTCTGCTAAACAACAA GGGCCAGGCAGAAAAGGAGTTCAAGGTGGAAGTGGAGGCCATTGGCAAAGTAAGACATAAAAACCTTGTTGGTCTGCTTGGTTATTGTGCTGAAGGCACCCAAAG GTTACTTGTGTATGAGTATGTTGATAATGGCAATTTGGAGCAGTGGCTACATGGTGATGTAGGGCCTGTTAGCCCTCTAACCTGGGATATTCGGATGAAAATTGCAATTGGGATTGCTAGAGG ACTTGCCTATTTGCATGAAGGTTTGGAACCCAAAGTTGTACATCGTGATGTAAAGTCGAGTAATATTCTCTTGGATAGAAAATGGAATGCCAAAGTATCAGATTTTGGGCTCGCCAAGCTGCTAGGACCAGAGAAAAGCTATGTGACCACCCGTGTTATGGGAACCTTTGG ATATGTTTCACCTGACTATGCCAGTACTGGAATGCTTAATGAGGGCAGTGATGTGTATAGTTTTGGTGTTTTGCTCATGGAAATTGTTACAGGAAGAAGTCCGGTTGATTATTCCAGACCACCTGGAAAG ATGAACTTAATTGACTGGTTTAAAGGAATGGTAGCAAATCGCCAGGCAGAGGAATTGGTTGATCCCCTAATTGAAGTTCACCCTCCTCCAAGAGCCCTCAAACGGGTATTGCTGGTTTGCCTTCGGTGTATAGATATGGATGCCAACAAGCGACCAAAGATGGGACAAATAGTCACTATGCTAGAGGCTGATGAATTCCCTTTCCGTTCT ACGGTTCATGGCAGCCATTGCCGGAAAGCTTTGGAGACGGCCGCGGTGGCGCGGGAGAGAAGACGGGAGGAGGCGACTCCAGTGAAGCTGGGGAAAAAGGGATTGCCACAAAAGTGTGAAGCTGTGGCAATCCCTTCTTTAATCGAagactattaa